Proteins from a genomic interval of Nostoc sp. TCL240-02:
- a CDS encoding aldo/keto reductase: protein MTLPTTNLGKTGLTVSRLCLGTMTFGLQTDEETSRDILDTAADGGINFLDTADVYPLGGGLATAGRTEEIVGRWLKGKREHFILATKCVGRVGPAPWDQGASRKHILDAIDASLRRLGTDYIDLYQLHSDDASTPLDETLEALDTVVRAGKVRYIGVSNFLAYRLARALGRAETRNLTRFISIQPRYNLLFREIERELLPLAKEEGLGVISYNPLAGGLLTGKHILAQGPTSGTRFTLGAAAERYQERYWHDREFNTVEELRTVADLAGLSLTTLAVAWVLSNPIITAPIIGASRPQQLADNLKAVEVKLDDSLKQKLDDLTSEYRRGDSLR, encoded by the coding sequence GTGACCTTACCAACCACCAATCTTGGAAAAACTGGATTAACTGTTTCCCGCCTTTGTCTCGGCACCATGACCTTTGGATTGCAGACTGACGAAGAAACTTCTAGAGATATCCTCGACACGGCAGCCGATGGCGGAATCAATTTTTTGGATACAGCTGATGTTTATCCACTTGGCGGGGGGCTTGCCACTGCTGGGCGTACCGAAGAAATCGTTGGGCGCTGGCTCAAAGGCAAACGCGAACATTTTATCTTAGCTACCAAGTGCGTTGGTCGGGTTGGCCCTGCACCTTGGGATCAGGGGGCTTCGCGCAAACATATTTTAGATGCGATCGATGCTTCCCTACGACGTTTGGGAACTGATTATATCGACTTGTACCAATTGCACTCCGACGATGCTTCCACCCCTCTCGATGAAACCCTGGAAGCGCTGGACACAGTAGTTCGTGCTGGCAAAGTTCGCTACATTGGGGTTTCCAACTTCTTAGCTTACCGACTTGCCCGTGCCTTGGGTCGCGCCGAAACACGCAATTTAACCAGATTTATCTCAATTCAGCCCCGCTACAACCTGTTGTTCCGCGAAATTGAACGAGAACTATTGCCCCTAGCCAAAGAAGAAGGGCTGGGTGTAATTTCCTACAATCCCTTGGCGGGTGGTCTGCTCACCGGGAAACATATTCTCGCTCAAGGCCCCACCTCTGGTACACGTTTTACACTAGGTGCTGCCGCAGAACGTTATCAAGAACGCTACTGGCACGATCGCGAATTCAATACTGTCGAAGAATTACGCACAGTCGCGGATCTCGCCGGATTATCTCTCACCACCTTAGCAGTAGCTTGGGTTTTATCTAATCCCATTATCACTGCCCCCATCATCGGCGCTAGTCGTCCACAACAACTTGCTGACAACCTCAAGGCAGTGGAAGTCAAACTCGACGACAGTTTGAAACAAAAGTTAGATGACTTAACCTCCGAATACCGAAGGGGAGATTCTCTTCGTTAG
- a CDS encoding DUF928 domain-containing protein, translating to MKHRFWASYLLAALAFLSLEPMITTQVLATESVYQLAQAKSAYTQYMQLGYNETRRRNYRKALGYFQQAERLRPGDRYATAAIRNVTGYIQRGRNRIAFVPGKPGRVRSAGTRGSCFQTGQNIIPLTPTDKEAQRTTAEHPTLFFYVPQTSTTVQALEFVLRDDDSSDPLYKGTFKPVGQNGIVSVNVPADRTPLQIGKEYSWTFSMICDTNNRDKDSYVEGTIVRSQDENLTLELNQPNTDLDRAVLFATAGFWEDSLRTLANLRRQRPNDPEVQKYWEDLLNSVEIKEVVNKPLLPCCTVQK from the coding sequence ATGAAACATAGATTTTGGGCAAGCTATTTGCTTGCGGCTCTAGCATTTCTCTCCTTAGAACCTATGATTACTACTCAGGTTTTGGCAACCGAGTCGGTTTATCAATTGGCACAAGCCAAATCTGCTTACACGCAATATATGCAACTTGGCTATAACGAAACTAGACGGAGAAACTATCGAAAAGCTTTAGGTTATTTTCAGCAAGCAGAACGGCTACGTCCTGGAGATAGGTATGCTACTGCTGCAATTCGAAATGTTACAGGTTACATTCAGCGTGGTAGAAATCGTATTGCCTTTGTCCCAGGTAAACCTGGTAGAGTAAGGTCAGCAGGAACACGAGGAAGTTGCTTTCAAACTGGACAAAATATCATTCCCCTGACACCAACAGATAAGGAAGCTCAACGAACCACAGCAGAGCATCCCACATTATTTTTCTATGTTCCTCAAACCTCTACAACAGTGCAAGCACTAGAATTTGTTTTGCGGGATGATGATAGCTCCGACCCATTGTATAAAGGAACTTTCAAACCTGTTGGGCAGAATGGTATTGTTAGTGTAAATGTACCTGCCGATCGCACACCTCTACAAATCGGTAAAGAGTATAGTTGGACTTTTTCAATGATTTGTGATACCAACAACCGCGATAAAGACTCTTATGTAGAAGGTACAATAGTGCGATCGCAAGATGAAAACCTTACTCTTGAGCTAAACCAACCAAACACAGACTTGGATCGTGCAGTTCTATTTGCAACTGCTGGATTTTGGGAAGATTCTCTCAGAACTTTAGCTAATTTACGCCGCCAGCGTCCTAACGATCCTGAAGTTCAGAAATATTGGGAAGATTTGTTGAATTCGGTAGAGATTAAAGAAGTTGTAAACAAGCCTTTATTGCCCTGTTGTACTGTTCAAAAATAA
- a CDS encoding GAF domain-containing protein: MTSDIKPIFDTLADEESAIDWNRLLIEILTAFDCSTGTIHTLDRESQLLHLKAYQSIPEFLLPKMTVIPIGKGMAGVAAERKQPVQICNLQTDKQGVAKPSAKETKVKGSITVPLMLNCRLYGTLGIAKSVSYEFTPKEEEILMEIGEAISRKIVS, translated from the coding sequence ATGACTTCAGATATCAAACCCATTTTTGATACCCTGGCTGATGAGGAATCTGCCATCGACTGGAATCGTTTGTTGATCGAAATCCTGACCGCTTTCGACTGCTCTACAGGTACTATCCATACCCTAGATCGGGAAAGCCAGTTATTGCACCTAAAGGCTTACCAAAGCATTCCAGAATTTCTGTTGCCTAAAATGACGGTAATTCCTATCGGTAAAGGGATGGCTGGTGTCGCCGCCGAACGTAAGCAACCCGTACAGATTTGCAACCTGCAAACTGACAAACAAGGGGTGGCCAAACCCTCGGCAAAAGAAACTAAGGTAAAAGGCTCCATCACAGTGCCACTTATGCTAAATTGCAGATTGTATGGAACCTTGGGCATTGCCAAGTCGGTTTCTTATGAATTCACTCCCAAAGAAGAAGAAATATTAATGGAGATTGGAGAAGCCATTAGCCGGAAAATCGTCAGTTAA
- a CDS encoding sulfonate ABC transporter substrate-binding protein: MITAFKQPRVSIFQRFSLFLLPGLLTISTTLISCSVTTPNAGNETTGFKTKTVRMGYQSSGDLVRLKGLIEKRLQPLGVSVEWAQFAAGPQLMEAMNVGRVDIGSVGETPPIFAQAAGTSLVYVASNKPSTGKGSGIIVQNNSSIRTLADLKGKKVVFQKGSASHYLLIKALEEAGLKYSDIQAISLPPSEARDAFIQGKIDAWVTWDPYLAVAQKKANARVLRDASGISTQGGYYMAARKFATENPKLVRLVLEEIDNTGQWGEKNRAEVVKLTIPHLKIDEDILATMIGRRTYGLRPITPEIMENQQKIADLFATEKVIPKPINIKEAMLSSEQYAAITPETISQK; the protein is encoded by the coding sequence ATGATTACCGCTTTCAAACAGCCACGAGTTAGTATTTTTCAGCGTTTTTCACTATTCCTATTACCTGGATTATTAACAATCTCAACTACCTTAATTAGTTGTTCAGTCACAACCCCAAATGCAGGGAATGAAACCACTGGTTTTAAAACTAAAACTGTCCGTATGGGATATCAAAGCTCTGGGGATCTGGTTAGACTTAAAGGATTGATAGAAAAGCGTTTACAGCCTTTAGGTGTTTCCGTCGAATGGGCACAATTTGCCGCCGGGCCGCAACTGATGGAAGCAATGAATGTAGGTAGAGTTGATATTGGTTCTGTAGGCGAAACTCCACCGATATTTGCCCAAGCTGCTGGTACATCTTTAGTATATGTTGCTAGTAATAAACCCAGCACAGGTAAAGGAAGTGGAATTATCGTCCAAAATAATTCGTCAATTCGCACTTTAGCCGATCTCAAAGGTAAAAAAGTAGTTTTCCAAAAGGGTTCTGCTTCGCATTACTTATTAATAAAAGCTTTAGAAGAGGCTGGTTTGAAATATAGTGATATTCAAGCCATTAGCCTCCCTCCTTCAGAAGCCCGTGATGCTTTTATTCAAGGAAAAATAGATGCCTGGGTAACTTGGGACCCTTATTTAGCTGTAGCACAAAAAAAGGCAAATGCTCGTGTTTTGAGAGATGCTAGCGGCATTTCTACTCAGGGCGGATATTATATGGCTGCGCGAAAATTTGCCACAGAAAACCCGAAATTAGTACGATTGGTTCTTGAAGAGATAGATAACACAGGTCAATGGGGTGAAAAGAACCGAGCAGAAGTTGTAAAGCTGACTATTCCTCATCTCAAAATTGATGAAGATATTTTAGCAACAATGATTGGAAGGCGAACTTATGGCTTAAGACCCATTACGCCAGAAATCATGGAAAATCAACAGAAAATTGCAGATTTGTTTGCCACAGAAAAAGTGATTCCTAAACCAATCAATATCAAGGAAGCGATGCTGAGTAGCGAACAATATGCAGCCATCACACCAGAAACCATTAGTCAGAAATAG
- a CDS encoding Mov34/MPN/PAD-1 family protein, translated as MIRLSPEHLQTIRAHAESIYPEECCGIILGYLASEGKIVVEVMPTENAWNTEAGAEFSGERTAESKRRQYAIAPEVMLKTQKEARNRSLNIIGIFHSHPDHPAIPSECDRLYAWQGYSYIIVTVQNGKVGELQSWSLDDLHQFQAETIENIK; from the coding sequence ATGATCCGACTTAGCCCAGAACACTTGCAAACTATCCGCGCCCATGCCGAAAGCATTTATCCAGAGGAGTGTTGCGGTATAATTTTAGGCTATTTGGCTAGTGAGGGCAAAATTGTAGTTGAAGTCATGCCAACAGAAAATGCCTGGAATACAGAAGCGGGTGCTGAGTTTTCAGGGGAACGCACAGCAGAAAGTAAAAGACGGCAATATGCGATCGCACCCGAAGTTATGCTAAAAACCCAAAAGGAAGCACGTAATCGCTCACTGAACATTATTGGCATTTTTCATTCTCACCCAGATCATCCTGCTATCCCTTCAGAATGCGATCGCTTATATGCTTGGCAAGGATACTCGTATATAATAGTTACCGTCCAAAACGGTAAAGTTGGAGAACTTCAAAGCTGGAGCCTTGACGATCTTCATCAATTCCAAGCAGAGACAATTGAAAATATAAAATAG
- a CDS encoding amidohydrolase family protein — protein sequence MTEYSRLKTSRSAAIRATLDYPVIDTDVHTNDFTPAFEDYIAKYGGVKLVDELRKTEASRLNSKSNGKDWYQQTPEERQYNRTIRSPWWARVTKNTLDLATYTLPGLLYERQAEQGSDYSVLFPNNVLAPAGASAENRQALQRAVNHYHADIYRKYSDRLTPVAGIPLTNPQEGIEELEFAVKTLGLKVINITGGVKRPIKAIADKYPADKFPEIAKYASYIDFYGLDSEYDYDPFWAKVVELGVPVTTHYGSQGWTGRSSISNYMNNHIGHFADGSEAFAKALFFGGVTKRFPQLRVAMLEGGADWGARVYIHLVDRFSKRNIKALENYNPALTNADELFEIFKQYGAEVAQGHSLDKDELTKTVLGASFSRHSRAPIGSELDDFAAAGIETIEDIRDRWVNSFFFGSESDDRTIASAFNDKANPLGVKINAIYSSDVGHWDVPDLTSPLAESWDLVQEGVISEADFKSYVFANPYKFYTQANPEFFKGTAIESKVGNTEFKQVDKNLVVA from the coding sequence ATGACTGAATATAGCCGATTAAAGACCTCACGCTCCGCAGCAATCAGAGCAACCCTTGATTATCCGGTAATCGACACCGACGTTCACACCAATGATTTCACCCCAGCTTTTGAAGATTACATCGCCAAGTACGGCGGTGTGAAACTCGTAGACGAGTTACGTAAAACCGAAGCCTCCCGTCTCAACTCCAAGAGCAACGGTAAAGACTGGTATCAACAAACCCCTGAAGAACGTCAGTACAACCGGACAATCCGATCGCCTTGGTGGGCTAGAGTTACCAAAAACACGCTGGATTTAGCTACTTACACTCTTCCCGGATTGCTCTATGAGCGTCAGGCAGAGCAAGGATCGGACTATTCGGTGCTGTTTCCGAATAATGTCCTAGCACCAGCTGGAGCCAGTGCAGAGAATCGTCAAGCACTGCAACGTGCAGTCAATCACTATCATGCTGATATTTACCGGAAATATAGCGATCGCCTGACACCGGTCGCTGGCATCCCCCTAACTAATCCTCAAGAAGGCATTGAGGAGTTAGAGTTTGCAGTAAAAACACTTGGTTTAAAAGTGATTAATATCACTGGCGGGGTGAAACGGCCGATTAAAGCGATCGCTGATAAATATCCAGCCGATAAATTCCCTGAAATCGCCAAGTATGCTTCTTATATCGACTTCTACGGATTAGATAGTGAATACGACTACGATCCATTCTGGGCTAAAGTCGTGGAATTGGGCGTACCCGTTACCACCCATTACGGCAGTCAGGGTTGGACTGGACGCTCTTCCATCAGTAACTACATGAACAACCATATCGGTCACTTCGCCGATGGTTCGGAAGCTTTTGCGAAGGCGTTGTTCTTCGGTGGTGTTACTAAGCGTTTTCCACAGTTGCGTGTAGCAATGCTAGAAGGTGGCGCAGATTGGGGTGCCCGTGTCTACATCCATTTGGTAGATCGGTTCTCCAAGCGCAATATCAAGGCACTGGAAAACTACAATCCAGCGTTGACAAATGCCGATGAGCTATTTGAGATATTTAAGCAATACGGTGCAGAAGTTGCTCAAGGGCATTCCCTCGATAAAGACGAATTGACCAAGACTGTACTAGGAGCTTCATTTAGCCGTCATAGCCGTGCGCCCATTGGTAGCGAATTGGATGATTTTGCCGCAGCAGGGATTGAAACAATTGAAGACATCCGCGATCGCTGGGTGAATAGTTTCTTCTTTGGTTCCGAGTCCGACGATCGCACCATCGCTTCGGCATTCAACGACAAAGCAAATCCCTTGGGAGTCAAAATTAACGCCATCTATTCCTCCGATGTTGGTCACTGGGATGTACCAGACCTGACTTCCCCCTTGGCTGAAAGCTGGGATTTGGTTCAAGAAGGCGTTATTTCCGAAGCCGACTTTAAATCTTATGTATTCGCTAATCCCTACAAGTTTTACACCCAAGCTAACCCCGAATTCTTCAAGGGTACTGCGATCGAATCCAAAGTAGGTAACACCGAATTTAAACAAGTGGACAAGAACCTCGTGGTGGCGTAA
- a CDS encoding dienelactone hydrolase family protein yields MPHAQNPNKLGVTTMSVEQRSHNSSLPYLFSPVSDNAKQPAPLVLFLHGGRDRGTDLNVLLKWGLPRFVDLSDSLPYVFAAPQIPAEQTWADRADDVLALLDELIASQPIDPARVILAGFSLGSAGIWHIAALHPDRFAGLIPVSGRVPKTLAESELAALKDIPVQIFQGGQDKNLPIEDTEHFVERLRKVGGKVDLTVLPEGDHFIADEVYSDPKLQQWLVSLSRRNTAVVV; encoded by the coding sequence ATGCCCCATGCCCAAAACCCAAATAAATTAGGAGTCACAACCATGTCTGTTGAACAACGCTCTCACAATAGTTCCTTGCCTTATCTTTTCTCGCCTGTTTCTGACAATGCCAAGCAACCTGCACCTTTAGTACTGTTTCTGCACGGAGGACGCGATCGCGGGACGGATCTGAATGTTCTGCTGAAATGGGGTCTACCTCGTTTCGTAGATTTATCCGACTCATTACCTTATGTCTTCGCCGCACCCCAGATTCCGGCTGAACAGACTTGGGCAGATCGAGCAGATGATGTGCTTGCTTTGCTTGATGAACTGATCGCTTCCCAACCTATCGATCCAGCGCGGGTGATATTAGCTGGGTTCAGTTTAGGCTCGGCTGGAATCTGGCATATTGCTGCTTTACATCCTGATCGCTTCGCAGGTCTAATACCTGTATCTGGACGTGTACCCAAGACATTAGCAGAAAGCGAACTAGCTGCACTCAAAGATATTCCCGTTCAGATATTCCAAGGTGGACAAGACAAAAATCTGCCAATTGAGGATACAGAGCATTTTGTTGAGCGCTTACGCAAAGTCGGCGGAAAAGTCGATTTGACAGTGTTGCCAGAAGGCGATCATTTTATTGCAGATGAGGTATACAGCGATCCGAAGTTGCAACAGTGGCTAGTTTCCCTGAGCCGTCGCAACACTGCTGTAGTTGTCTGA
- a CDS encoding VOC family protein: MALKAVHHIQATYPQEVEDAMLSFYSRILGLTEIPRPDAVKNDSGAWYQVGNIELHVSREKNANNQVSRRHFCFQVDDLNTFEKHLKEYGVEIIPDQRPLPGCVRFFIRDPGGNRIEIAEFVKST, translated from the coding sequence ATGGCGCTCAAAGCAGTTCATCATATTCAGGCAACTTATCCTCAAGAGGTAGAGGATGCAATGCTATCTTTCTACAGCAGAATTTTGGGATTGACTGAAATTCCCAGGCCTGATGCGGTCAAAAACGATTCAGGAGCCTGGTATCAGGTGGGAAACATTGAATTGCACGTTAGTAGAGAGAAAAACGCCAATAACCAAGTATCTAGAAGACATTTTTGTTTCCAAGTAGATGACTTGAACACCTTTGAGAAACATCTAAAAGAGTATGGGGTAGAAATTATTCCCGATCAACGACCACTACCAGGATGCGTGCGGTTTTTCATCCGTGATCCCGGTGGGAATCGTATAGAGATCGCAGAGTTCGTCAAGAGTACTTAG
- a CDS encoding LLM class flavin-dependent oxidoreductase — protein MSTRKFRLGAFVQATGHHVSSWRHPDARADAGLNFEHYKEITQTAERGLFDAVFLADSPGVWGGSPESQYRNGKIAHFEPVTLFSALSSVTKNIGFISTASTTYEEPYTLARKFASLDYLSNGRAGWNVVTTGNENAARNFGLEHHPEHSQRYERAEEFVEVVKGLWDSWEDDAFIRNKESGVYFDPDKLHTLNHKGKYFSVQGPLNVGRPPQGYPVIVQAGASESGRDLAARTAEVIFTANQTLADAQEFYADVKGRLAQYGRSPDDLKIMPGAFPIIGRTEAEAQEKYEFLQSLIHPDVAWGILKNYYKGVDLSKYSLDDVAPELPSDTNTNKSRLKLVRDLATRNTLTLRQLYLSLATARGHRTILGTPETIADQLEEWFNNGAADGFNIMPPILPTGLDEFVNLVVPILQKRGLFRTEYEGSTLRENLGLRRPVNRFAVKQVDKSLALA, from the coding sequence ATGAGTACACGCAAGTTTCGTTTAGGTGCATTCGTTCAAGCCACCGGTCATCATGTCTCCTCTTGGCGACACCCCGATGCACGAGCAGATGCTGGATTGAATTTCGAGCATTACAAGGAAATTACCCAGACTGCTGAACGCGGCTTGTTTGATGCAGTTTTCTTGGCAGATAGCCCAGGAGTCTGGGGTGGCTCTCCAGAAAGTCAGTATCGGAACGGTAAAATCGCCCATTTCGAGCCGGTCACTCTTTTCTCGGCCTTGTCGTCTGTCACCAAAAACATCGGCTTCATTTCCACCGCCTCGACTACTTATGAAGAACCCTACACCTTGGCCCGGAAGTTTGCCTCGTTGGACTACTTGAGTAACGGCCGCGCAGGGTGGAATGTAGTTACTACAGGCAATGAGAACGCCGCTCGTAATTTTGGACTTGAGCATCACCCAGAACATAGCCAGCGTTATGAACGCGCCGAAGAATTTGTGGAAGTGGTGAAAGGACTGTGGGATAGCTGGGAAGATGATGCTTTCATCCGCAACAAAGAATCTGGTGTCTATTTCGACCCAGACAAACTGCATACACTCAACCATAAGGGCAAATATTTTTCTGTCCAAGGCCCTTTAAACGTCGGTCGTCCGCCTCAAGGCTACCCCGTGATTGTTCAGGCTGGAGCCTCGGAATCGGGACGGGATTTAGCTGCACGTACCGCCGAGGTGATTTTCACCGCCAATCAAACCTTAGCTGATGCCCAAGAATTTTATGCTGATGTCAAAGGGAGATTAGCACAATATGGGCGATCGCCAGATGATCTAAAAATTATGCCCGGAGCCTTCCCAATCATTGGCCGTACCGAAGCAGAAGCTCAAGAGAAGTACGAATTCCTGCAATCGCTAATTCATCCCGATGTCGCTTGGGGGATTTTAAAGAACTATTACAAAGGTGTGGATCTGTCGAAATATTCTTTAGATGATGTAGCTCCCGAACTACCCAGCGACACCAACACTAACAAAAGTCGTCTCAAACTAGTCAGAGATTTGGCGACTCGTAACACTCTCACACTGCGTCAGTTATATCTCTCTCTTGCCACCGCACGAGGACATCGCACCATACTTGGTACACCAGAAACCATTGCCGACCAGCTAGAAGAATGGTTCAACAACGGTGCAGCAGACGGCTTTAATATCATGCCGCCAATTCTCCCCACAGGATTAGATGAATTCGTTAACCTAGTCGTTCCCATCTTGCAAAAACGGGGATTGTTCCGTACCGAATACGAGGGTAGTACCTTGCGTGAAAATTTAGGGTTGCGTCGTCCAGTCAATCGTTTTGCTGTAAAACAAGTAGATAAGAGCCTTGCGTTGGCGTAA
- a CDS encoding dienelactone hydrolase family protein, giving the protein MTNAEIRTTQVKVPNGDLQIDAYLAEPAQKGTFPAVIVIQEIFGVNIHIREVAEKFAKEGYVAIAPTLFQRTAPGFEGGYTPEDVQQGRGYKEQTTAEEILSDIKAAIAYLKTLPNVQGDAIGSIGFCFGGHVVYLAATLADIKVTASFYGGGIPNSTPGGGEPTITRTSDIKGPIYAFFGLDDQGIPLEQTEQIEAELKKNQIPHAIFRYSGAGHGFFCNHRASYNAEAAADAWKNVQELFQKNLQLQKV; this is encoded by the coding sequence ATGACAAACGCAGAAATTCGCACCACTCAAGTTAAAGTTCCTAACGGGGATTTGCAAATTGATGCTTACTTAGCTGAACCTGCACAAAAGGGAACCTTCCCAGCCGTTATCGTGATTCAGGAAATTTTTGGGGTTAACATTCACATTCGAGAAGTTGCTGAGAAATTTGCCAAAGAAGGCTATGTTGCGATCGCACCGACTTTATTTCAACGCACTGCTCCCGGTTTTGAGGGTGGATACACCCCTGAAGATGTCCAGCAAGGAAGAGGGTATAAGGAACAAACAACAGCCGAGGAAATATTGAGTGATATTAAGGCTGCGATCGCCTATTTAAAAACCTTACCAAATGTGCAAGGAGATGCGATCGGCTCCATTGGTTTCTGCTTTGGTGGTCACGTAGTTTATCTAGCTGCCACTTTAGCAGATATTAAAGTTACAGCTTCCTTCTATGGTGGCGGTATTCCCAACTCAACTCCCGGCGGTGGAGAACCAACTATCACCCGCACTTCTGATATCAAAGGCCCCATTTACGCCTTCTTTGGCCTTGACGATCAGGGAATCCCCTTAGAACAAACGGAACAAATTGAGGCTGAATTGAAGAAAAATCAAATTCCCCATGCTATATTTCGCTATTCTGGTGCAGGACATGGCTTTTTCTGCAACCATCGCGCTAGCTACAATGCCGAAGCTGCTGCCGATGCTTGGAAAAACGTTCAAGAACTTTTCCAGAAGAACCTTCAGCTTCAAAAAGTTTAA
- a CDS encoding ABC transporter ATP-binding protein: MTKKTRQFKPFQRAADAPNLPSTPFRFILYFVNQFRWWYVLMVSLEMVHATCGVMLPYAIGEIIRGVTKSTGDSQPIFDAMRQPLMLFIALSVGEVIFGRSAGLLQTILHPIHRQHIVRSLYAYLQHHSHRYMSSSFSGALAHRISETSLGVTQTMQMLITEFMAVIVVYIVATMLLYRAYPPLAVLVGVWAVLFITISFWLATRCRIYSRKAAAARSETTGIIVDTVTNLTSSRLFARLGFERRYLNEQLSRELKQVRKSNWYSERIRWFQFISAAILKISTLYYSLFLWSQGKIATADFVVATSLSLLIIIEARNLSRRFLEFFEHIGNVANGVFTIVQPHELVDRDRAIAHPITQGKIEFRRVNFNYSDEKKVFNNLSVTIQAGQRVGLVGFSGSGKSSFVNLILRLFDPQSGQIIIDGVDIRDMTQDALHAQISLIPQDPSLFHRTLLENIRYGRLDATDEEVFEAARKANAHDFIIQSQDGYNSLVGERGVKLSGGQRQRIAIARVILKDAPILILDEATSSLDSITEKAIQDTLDLAMNGKTVIVVAHRLSTIVHLDRILVFDKGRIIEDGSHAKLLALGGAYHRLWKMQAGGFLPENLGEERIHEVRSGTDNVQNGMIA; this comes from the coding sequence ATGACGAAAAAGACCAGACAATTCAAACCCTTTCAACGTGCTGCTGATGCACCAAACCTACCATCAACTCCATTCAGGTTCATTTTGTATTTCGTTAACCAGTTTCGCTGGTGGTATGTGTTAATGGTGAGCCTGGAGATGGTACACGCAACCTGTGGCGTTATGTTGCCTTATGCCATTGGTGAGATCATCCGAGGCGTGACGAAATCAACGGGCGACAGCCAGCCCATTTTTGATGCCATGAGGCAACCCCTGATGCTGTTCATCGCCTTGAGTGTGGGTGAAGTAATATTCGGGCGTTCGGCTGGACTCTTGCAAACTATCCTCCATCCAATCCACCGACAACATATTGTGCGATCGCTATATGCCTACTTGCAACACCATTCGCATCGCTATATGAGCAGCAGTTTTTCCGGGGCATTAGCACATCGGATTAGCGAAACTTCTCTGGGTGTTACTCAGACGATGCAAATGTTAATTACTGAATTTATGGCAGTAATTGTTGTGTATATTGTTGCCACGATGTTACTGTATCGCGCTTATCCTCCCCTGGCTGTACTCGTGGGCGTGTGGGCAGTTCTTTTCATCACTATTTCGTTCTGGCTGGCAACTCGCTGCCGAATTTACTCTCGGAAAGCCGCAGCCGCAAGAAGTGAGACAACTGGCATCATCGTAGATACAGTAACAAATCTTACCAGTAGCCGATTGTTTGCTCGTTTGGGTTTTGAACGACGTTATTTGAATGAGCAATTAAGCCGCGAACTCAAACAGGTGAGAAAGTCCAATTGGTATTCGGAGCGAATTCGCTGGTTTCAGTTCATATCGGCAGCCATTCTGAAAATCAGCACCCTCTATTACTCGCTCTTTCTCTGGAGTCAAGGAAAGATCGCTACTGCTGATTTCGTCGTCGCAACTAGCCTGTCGCTATTGATCATCATTGAAGCCCGGAATTTGAGCCGCCGCTTTCTGGAATTTTTTGAACATATCGGCAATGTTGCCAATGGTGTCTTTACCATCGTTCAACCCCACGAGTTGGTCGATCGCGATCGCGCGATCGCACACCCAATTACCCAAGGTAAGATTGAGTTTCGCCGGGTGAATTTCAATTACTCGGATGAAAAGAAAGTTTTTAACAACCTTTCTGTCACCATCCAAGCCGGACAGCGTGTCGGATTGGTAGGTTTCTCTGGTTCGGGAAAATCCAGCTTTGTCAATCTAATTCTGCGTTTATTCGACCCCCAATCTGGACAGATTATCATTGATGGGGTCGATATTCGAGACATGACTCAGGATGCCCTACACGCACAAATCAGCTTGATTCCCCAAGATCCATCTCTGTTCCATCGGACGCTGCTAGAAAATATCCGTTACGGACGCTTAGATGCAACCGATGAGGAAGTGTTCGAGGCAGCGCGAAAGGCTAATGCTCACGATTTCATTATTCAAAGTCAGGATGGTTACAATTCTCTGGTGGGTGAACGTGGTGTCAAGTTATCTGGAGGGCAGAGACAACGGATTGCGATCGCTCGCGTAATCCTCAAAGATGCGCCGATCCTGATTTTAGATGAAGCCACCTCTAGCCTCGATTCAATTACCGAAAAAGCGATCCAAGATACCCTCGACTTAGCAATGAATGGAAAAACGGTCATTGTGGTGGCTCATCGACTATCTACTATCGTCCATCTAGACCGAATTTTGGTGTTCGATAAAGGTCGCATTATTGAAGATGGTTCCCACGCTAAACTACTGGCACTTGGCGGTGCTTATCACAGGTTATGGAAAATGCAAGCAGGTGGATTTCTCCCGGAAAATCTCGGCGAAGAACGCATACATGAGGTTCGCAGTGGCACAGATAACGTTCAAAATGGAATGATCGCTTGA